From Eubalaena glacialis isolate mEubGla1 chromosome 5, mEubGla1.1.hap2.+ XY, whole genome shotgun sequence, one genomic window encodes:
- the RCHY1 gene encoding RING finger and CHY zinc finger domain-containing protein 1 isoform X1, with protein MAASAREDGARRQAQGRRGCEHYDRGCLLKAPCCDKLYSCRLCHDNNEDHLLDRFKVKEVQCINCEKIQRAQQTCEECSTLFGEYYCSMCHLFDKDKKQYHCENCGICRIGPKEDFFHCLKCNLCLTINLQGKHKCIENVSRQNCPVCLEDIHTSRIVAHVLPCGHLLHRTCYEEMLKEGYRCPLCMHSALDMTRYWRQLDDEVAQTPMPSEYQNMTVDILCNDCNGKSTVQFHILGMKCNFCESYNTAQSGGCRISVDQQ; from the exons ATGGCGGCCTCGGCGCGGGAAGACGGCGCCCGCCGTCAAGCGCAAGGACGGCGGGGCTGCGAACACTATGACAGAGGATGTCTCCTGAAG GCACCATGCTGTGACAAGCTTTATTCTTGCCGGTTGTGTCATGATAACAATGAAGATCATCTGCTAGATCGCTTTAAAGTAAAGGAAGTGCAGTGCATAAACTGTGAAAAAATCCAACGT GCACAACAGACTTGTGAAGAATGTAGCACATTGTTTGGAGAATATTATTGCAGTATGTGCCATCTGTTTGACAAAGACAAGAAACAGTATCATTGTGAAAACTGTGGAATTTGTAG GATTGGTCCAAAGGAAGATTTTTTCCACTGTCTGAAATGTAACTTATGCCTCACAATAAATCTCCAAGGAAAGCACAAG TGTATTGAAAATGTTTCCCGGCAGAATTGTCCAGTATGTTTGGAG GACATTCACACATCCCGTATTGTTGCTCATGTCTTGCCATGTGGACATCTTTTACACAG AACGTGTTATGAAGAAATGTTGAAAGA AGGCTACAGATGTCCATTATGTATGCACTCTGCTTTAGATATGACTAGGTACTGGAGACAGCTGGATGATGAGGTAGCACAGACTCCTATGCCATCAGAGTATCAGAACATGACTGTGGAT ATTCTCTGCAATGATTGCAATGGAAAATCTACAGTCCAGTTCCATATATTAGGCATGAAATGTAATTTTTGTGAGTCCTACAATACTGCTCAGTCTGGAGGATGTAGAATTTCAGTAGATCAGCAATGA
- the RCHY1 gene encoding RING finger and CHY zinc finger domain-containing protein 1 isoform X2, with the protein MAASAREDGARRQAQGRRGCEHYDRGCLLKAQQTCEECSTLFGEYYCSMCHLFDKDKKQYHCENCGICRIGPKEDFFHCLKCNLCLTINLQGKHKCIENVSRQNCPVCLEDIHTSRIVAHVLPCGHLLHRTCYEEMLKEGYRCPLCMHSALDMTRYWRQLDDEVAQTPMPSEYQNMTVDILCNDCNGKSTVQFHILGMKCNFCESYNTAQSGGCRISVDQQ; encoded by the exons ATGGCGGCCTCGGCGCGGGAAGACGGCGCCCGCCGTCAAGCGCAAGGACGGCGGGGCTGCGAACACTATGACAGAGGATGTCTCCTGAAG GCACAACAGACTTGTGAAGAATGTAGCACATTGTTTGGAGAATATTATTGCAGTATGTGCCATCTGTTTGACAAAGACAAGAAACAGTATCATTGTGAAAACTGTGGAATTTGTAG GATTGGTCCAAAGGAAGATTTTTTCCACTGTCTGAAATGTAACTTATGCCTCACAATAAATCTCCAAGGAAAGCACAAG TGTATTGAAAATGTTTCCCGGCAGAATTGTCCAGTATGTTTGGAG GACATTCACACATCCCGTATTGTTGCTCATGTCTTGCCATGTGGACATCTTTTACACAG AACGTGTTATGAAGAAATGTTGAAAGA AGGCTACAGATGTCCATTATGTATGCACTCTGCTTTAGATATGACTAGGTACTGGAGACAGCTGGATGATGAGGTAGCACAGACTCCTATGCCATCAGAGTATCAGAACATGACTGTGGAT ATTCTCTGCAATGATTGCAATGGAAAATCTACAGTCCAGTTCCATATATTAGGCATGAAATGTAATTTTTGTGAGTCCTACAATACTGCTCAGTCTGGAGGATGTAGAATTTCAGTAGATCAGCAATGA